The Pseudomonadota bacterium region TCGGCCATGGCGATCGAGACCTCCATTCCCTTGCGATCGGCCATCACTCGTTCTCCTCTTCCATGACGATGCAGCCGGTCCAGCACTCGGCCACGCAGATGCCGCAGCCCTTGCAGTACTCCATGTCGGCCTCCGGGTAGCTGTCGGCGGCGCGCATCGAGATGCACCCCTCGGGGCAGAAGACCGTGCAGACGCCGCACTTCACGCAGCCTTCGAGGTTCCACACCGGTCGGCTGGATCGCCAGTCGCCGGTCCGGTTGTACCGCGACGAGCCGGGCTCGAGCACCGAGGTGCCGATGGCCAGCTCTCTCCAGTTCGGGGTCGGGGATTGCCTAGACAACTGGACCTCCTAAAGCTCGCACGCGCACTCGTCGAACGCGCGGTTGAACGCCTTGATGTTGCCCCCCGCGATCCGGCCGAAGCGCTCCTGGAGCGCGTCGACGATGAGCGCCCTGGGGACCGCATCCGTGGCGCGGATCAGGGCGCCGAGCATCGTCGTGTTCGTGATCACGCGGCCGATCTCCTCGGCGGCGATGCGGTTCGCGTCCACGGTGACGATCCTGCCCTTGAGCTTGTACTCCGCCTTCAGATCCGCGGCGGTCTTCTTCGTGTTCACGATCTGGAGCCCGCCGTCCTGCAGCCCCTCCGAGGTGTTCGCGATGCGCAGGATCGAGGGATCGAGCACGATGACGATGTTCGGCGCCGTGACCGCGGTCCGGTTCCGGATCTTAAGCTTGTCGAGGCGCGCGAAGGCGACGACCGGCGCGCCGCGGCGCTCGGGCCCGAAGCTCGGGAACGCCTGGGCGAACTGGCCGTCGGCGATCGCGGCGAGCGCCAAGAGCTCCGCCGAGGTGACGGCGCCCTGCCCGCCGCGTCCGTGAA contains the following coding sequences:
- a CDS encoding 4Fe-4S binding protein; the encoded protein is MSRQSPTPNWRELAIGTSVLEPGSSRYNRTGDWRSSRPVWNLEGCVKCGVCTVFCPEGCISMRAADSYPEADMEYCKGCGICVAECWTGCIVMEEENE
- a CDS encoding 2-oxoacid:acceptor oxidoreductase family protein, whose amino-acid sequence is MLEFRFHGRGGQGAVTSAELLALAAIADGQFAQAFPSFGPERRGAPVVAFARLDKLKIRNRTAVTAPNIVIVLDPSILRIANTSEGLQDGGLQIVNTKKTAADLKAEYKLKGRIVTVDANRIAAEEIGRVITNTTMLGALIRATDAVPRALIVDALQERFGRIAGGNIKAFNRAFDECACEL